The following coding sequences lie in one Myxococcus xanthus genomic window:
- a CDS encoding RAMP superfamily CRISPR-associated protein yields MSSLDLPEPPSTEASHLRRRSASAPRLASFTLALKTVTPILGGGPVARSPELPSVDIIRVPTVRGHLRFWWRALYGHAYVARGAVGAEELALRERQLWGGMGRARSAADDATARAWRSQVEVRVTAVQPAGADTGKIDLGAPPAYALWPARNGKDEADVPRWKPGLRFNLEVTAPEGDAMAQVRNAVRAWILFGGYGSRGRRGCGSVCLEPSAPDIAQWLPASADRASLRRLFGDVPLFAPELAEHPCDMPLLRGAHLLRGDANTRQRDGEKAWLAALGWLRDFRQGTQPTSSGSADLLGVARSPGEGKRAGRSNWPEADKIRRFARPSRQSRRAGNAYPEVHAPRPQHSATPAWPRAGFGLPIVFHFQQKQREGGDYQPKEPDDVQLQWERQVGNRWEPMDRLASPLIVKALPLADGRFEPIALWLERGTPSGGQVVMTQFKEADPRTRVPFARAFRAQDDQPLFKSLQRADNLRDAFFLWLKETRKAQEA; encoded by the coding sequence ATGTCCTCGTTGGACCTGCCTGAACCTCCTTCAACCGAAGCCAGCCACTTGCGCCGGCGCTCCGCCTCGGCGCCGAGGTTGGCGTCCTTCACGTTGGCGCTGAAGACCGTCACGCCCATTCTGGGGGGCGGGCCGGTGGCGCGGAGCCCTGAGCTTCCTTCCGTGGACATCATCCGCGTCCCCACCGTGCGCGGGCATCTGCGCTTCTGGTGGCGCGCGCTGTATGGCCATGCCTACGTCGCGCGGGGCGCAGTGGGCGCGGAGGAGCTGGCGCTTCGGGAGCGCCAGCTCTGGGGTGGCATGGGACGGGCGAGGAGCGCGGCTGATGACGCCACCGCGCGTGCCTGGCGCTCCCAGGTGGAAGTCCGGGTGACGGCGGTTCAGCCCGCTGGCGCAGACACAGGGAAGATCGACCTCGGTGCCCCGCCCGCCTATGCGCTGTGGCCGGCCCGCAACGGGAAGGACGAGGCGGATGTCCCTCGCTGGAAGCCGGGGCTCCGATTCAACCTGGAGGTGACCGCGCCCGAAGGTGACGCCATGGCGCAGGTTCGCAACGCGGTCCGCGCCTGGATTCTGTTCGGGGGTTATGGTTCGCGAGGTCGGCGCGGCTGTGGCTCCGTCTGTCTGGAGCCTTCGGCTCCCGACATCGCCCAATGGTTGCCCGCTTCGGCGGACCGGGCTTCGTTGCGGCGCCTCTTCGGAGACGTGCCGCTCTTCGCTCCCGAGCTGGCGGAGCATCCCTGTGACATGCCCTTGCTCAGGGGCGCGCACCTCCTCCGGGGAGACGCGAATACGAGGCAGCGTGACGGCGAAAAGGCCTGGCTGGCCGCGCTGGGCTGGCTGCGTGACTTTCGTCAGGGCACGCAGCCTACGTCCTCCGGAAGCGCCGACCTGTTGGGCGTGGCGCGGAGCCCTGGCGAGGGGAAGCGCGCGGGCCGCTCCAACTGGCCCGAGGCCGACAAGATTCGCCGCTTCGCGCGACCGTCCCGGCAATCCAGACGCGCGGGCAATGCCTATCCAGAGGTCCACGCCCCGCGCCCACAGCACTCGGCGACACCGGCCTGGCCGCGCGCTGGCTTTGGGCTGCCCATTGTCTTTCATTTCCAGCAGAAGCAGCGAGAGGGAGGCGACTACCAACCCAAGGAGCCAGACGACGTCCAGCTCCAGTGGGAACGGCAGGTGGGAAATCGGTGGGAGCCGATGGACCGGCTCGCATCGCCGCTCATCGTCAAGGCCTTGCCGCTCGCGGATGGCCGCTTCGAGCCCATCGCCCTGTGGCTGGAGCGCGGAACGCCCAGCGGAGGCCAGGTCGTCATGACGCAGTTCAAGGAGGCCGACCCGCGCACCCGTGTGCCCTTCGCACGCGCGTTTCGTGCTCAGGACGACCAGCCCCTCTTCAAGTCACTCCAGCGCGCCGACAACCTGCGCGACGCCTTCTTCCTGTGGCTGAAGGAAACCCGCAAGGCGCAGGAAGCGTGA
- a CDS encoding imm11 family protein: MERRFFDLGADEYVKGRWYLGDPTGMNGKEIEDVWQFADGNAVEIFERLRFPVRRPGVALDIDFAGVGLAPVVTERVASVFRELAPDDVQLFPVDVAGESRPYFLLNVARKIRCIDEEASEEVQIRTAEEYTDRIGEYCSVMGLRIDKSKVGAARVFRLWGWRVPLIVDEEIKDALEANGIFGGKFEEV; encoded by the coding sequence GTGGAGCGAAGGTTCTTTGATTTGGGAGCGGACGAGTACGTTAAGGGGCGCTGGTATCTTGGGGACCCGACTGGCATGAATGGAAAGGAAATCGAAGACGTCTGGCAGTTCGCAGACGGGAATGCCGTTGAGATTTTTGAGAGGCTTCGGTTTCCAGTCCGACGACCCGGAGTGGCGCTCGATATTGATTTTGCAGGTGTAGGGCTTGCTCCGGTTGTCACAGAACGTGTTGCATCCGTCTTTCGCGAATTGGCTCCTGACGACGTTCAGCTCTTTCCTGTCGATGTGGCGGGGGAATCGAGGCCCTATTTCTTGCTCAATGTTGCCCGGAAAATTCGTTGTATTGATGAAGAGGCCTCGGAAGAGGTGCAGATTCGAACCGCAGAGGAGTATACGGACCGGATTGGAGAATACTGCTCTGTAATGGGGTTGAGAATAGACAAGTCGAAGGTAGGCGCGGCGAGGGTGTTCCGATTGTGGGGATGGCGTGTGCCGCTTATCGTCGACGAGGAGATCAAGGATGCCCTCGAAGCGAACGGCATCTTTGGTGGCAAATTCGAAGAGGTCTGA
- a CDS encoding type III-B CRISPR module-associated Cmr3 family protein codes for MSDACFALLPRDGLSAKDGRGWYTSEVGRGYSLPWPLPTTVRGALRAAWGHERMADQGITLSPETWERDSARVVLRRFIALRRALGEPVFTRAHRMWPIPADAVRVLDEAGTERLVRLEPHPGGAATLGPDEDDAREALWHPCRSTRGKPLTQPLFWPEATMVAWLSGASDSLAPEREAPPPRTDIHLAIDVETQASQDSMLHSREVVEWLRVQSRDAGRLTLEEWALGVSCAWPDSVKGLPHGQLGVGGRRRLSDVERLDSDLFVAPEGLARATRGLRLVLATPAEFQRGWLPDDFARVAGAPPRYVGRLPCIDAPVVLRAALVPRPLEVSGWDMVRRQPRATRRWVPAGAVYFFEKLGGEDFTAGELCKLWLASWGGGHAEALGQVLPGVWQPPRHGQGA; via the coding sequence ATGAGTGACGCGTGCTTCGCGCTGCTGCCGCGCGACGGGCTGTCGGCCAAGGACGGGCGGGGCTGGTACACCTCGGAGGTGGGGCGTGGGTACTCGCTGCCGTGGCCCTTGCCCACCACCGTGAGAGGCGCCCTGCGCGCCGCCTGGGGCCATGAGCGCATGGCGGACCAGGGCATCACGCTGTCCCCGGAGACGTGGGAGCGTGACTCCGCGCGGGTGGTGCTCCGGCGCTTCATCGCGCTGCGCCGCGCGCTGGGCGAGCCGGTCTTCACGCGGGCCCATCGGATGTGGCCCATTCCCGCCGACGCGGTGCGTGTCCTCGACGAGGCGGGCACGGAGCGGCTGGTGCGCCTGGAGCCTCACCCCGGCGGCGCCGCGACGCTGGGGCCGGACGAGGACGATGCCCGCGAGGCGCTGTGGCACCCTTGCCGGAGCACGCGCGGCAAGCCCCTGACGCAGCCCTTGTTCTGGCCGGAGGCCACGATGGTGGCGTGGCTGAGCGGCGCGTCGGACTCGCTCGCGCCGGAGCGGGAGGCGCCGCCGCCGCGCACGGACATCCACCTGGCCATCGACGTGGAGACGCAGGCGTCGCAGGACTCGATGCTCCACTCTCGCGAGGTCGTGGAGTGGCTGCGCGTCCAGTCGCGGGACGCGGGGCGCCTCACGCTGGAGGAGTGGGCGCTCGGCGTGTCCTGCGCGTGGCCGGACTCGGTGAAGGGACTGCCTCATGGCCAGTTGGGGGTGGGCGGACGGCGCCGCCTGTCGGATGTGGAGCGGTTGGACTCGGACCTTTTCGTCGCGCCGGAGGGGCTGGCCCGGGCGACGCGCGGCCTGCGCCTGGTGCTGGCCACGCCCGCGGAGTTCCAGCGCGGGTGGTTGCCGGACGACTTCGCGCGCGTGGCCGGGGCGCCGCCGCGCTATGTGGGCCGGCTGCCGTGCATCGACGCGCCCGTGGTGCTGCGCGCCGCGCTGGTGCCCCGGCCGCTGGAGGTGTCGGGCTGGGACATGGTGCGGCGCCAGCCCCGCGCCACGCGGCGGTGGGTGCCCGCGGGCGCCGTCTACTTCTTCGAGAAGCTCGGCGGCGAGGACTTCACCGCCGGCGAGCTGTGCAAGCTGTGGCTGGCCTCCTGGGGCGGCGGCCACGCGGAGGCGCTGGGGCAGGTGCTGCCCGGCGTGTGGCAACCGCCCCGTCACGGACAAGGAGCCTGA
- the cmr4 gene encoding type III-B CRISPR module RAMP protein Cmr4, which translates to MESRPYLLHALSPLHVGTGQSVGVIDLPLARLKATGIPFVPGSSLKGVLRELRRPRDKSSDACGLHDAVFGPRRAKAGPAGDEPGDYAGALVVGDARLLALPVRSFVGTFALVTSPMLLALARRDLGGEEGAWPKVEPLTRRCARVASVKTSAVVYGAGTAEPRVYLEDLDLPVSPEDDAALDAWAQGLAGMLPEAERALLTKRLVLVDDETMSFLWETATQVDTRVSIDPDTGTAAKGQLWTEESLPAETLLVGVMGATGTFNPAPRKLAADAVLDAAFGGEGTVLQLGGKATVGRGRCRLLTWRAPDARGGR; encoded by the coding sequence ATGGAGAGCCGACCCTATCTTCTTCACGCGCTGTCACCGCTGCACGTCGGCACCGGACAGAGCGTGGGCGTCATCGACCTGCCCCTGGCGCGGCTGAAGGCCACGGGCATCCCCTTCGTCCCGGGCTCGTCCCTCAAGGGCGTGCTGCGCGAGCTGCGGCGGCCTCGTGACAAGTCGAGCGACGCGTGTGGCCTGCACGACGCCGTCTTCGGGCCTCGACGGGCGAAGGCGGGCCCGGCGGGCGACGAGCCCGGGGACTACGCGGGCGCGCTGGTGGTAGGGGACGCGCGGCTGCTCGCCCTGCCGGTGCGCAGCTTCGTGGGCACCTTCGCGTTGGTGACCTCGCCCATGCTGCTCGCGCTCGCGCGGCGGGACTTGGGCGGGGAGGAGGGCGCCTGGCCGAAGGTGGAGCCCCTGACCCGGCGCTGCGCGCGCGTGGCCTCCGTGAAGACCAGCGCCGTCGTTTACGGCGCCGGCACGGCGGAGCCTCGCGTGTACCTGGAGGACCTGGACCTGCCGGTGTCGCCGGAGGACGACGCGGCCCTGGACGCCTGGGCCCAGGGGTTGGCCGGGATGCTGCCAGAGGCAGAGCGCGCGCTGCTGACGAAGCGGTTGGTGCTGGTGGATGACGAGACGATGTCCTTCCTCTGGGAGACGGCCACGCAGGTGGACACGCGCGTGAGCATCGACCCGGACACGGGAACTGCGGCCAAGGGGCAGCTCTGGACGGAGGAGAGCCTGCCCGCGGAGACGCTGCTCGTGGGGGTGATGGGGGCCACGGGCACCTTCAACCCGGCGCCGCGCAAGCTGGCGGCGGACGCGGTGCTGGATGCGGCGTTCGGCGGCGAGGGCACGGTGCTTCAGTTGGGAGGCAAGGCCACCGTGGGGCGGGGGCGTTGCCGGTTGCTGACGTGGCGCGCTCCGGATGCGCGAGGTGGGCGATGA
- a CDS encoding AHH domain-containing protein, translating to MRALGIAALLLFASGCASTRVVHLHTGRGEPIAFTPVESDPVEIGNDAFKRAVAQLVLDMRLDVAFREVEEDGRRSLLASSGGLVDGAQGRSVPSAYERICQRQDEPHSCLSMLSGGFSLGPSERRMLALYFALDTVWEGVEDAIRDMVNPAALRAMVTTMIGTALVMLVAPEPITKVIAIALTASLIAYLGTGPVWNLGQGFLRLLDESRDAAGFADLERAGHRFGKVLGDNGARVLVIVALSALGGKSAMAAQGPKMPGFAQAASRAQLEGGFQLAGALAGEVQAISISSAGVLNVTLAPTAVAAVAMGEGAGAVVGAVGGIRGDPDGKVHHICTDKNTVSDVTGGPWTQRFQAIFDRAGMTLGDPANLVRVRGHKGPHPAEYHKAVFARVNDATVRCGSPAACRVALERELARIARDLIRQGSTLRKLITKNAEE from the coding sequence ATGAGAGCTTTAGGAATTGCTGCACTGTTGCTTTTTGCGAGCGGGTGCGCGTCGACTCGTGTCGTGCATCTGCACACTGGGCGCGGAGAGCCGATCGCCTTCACCCCGGTTGAGTCCGACCCTGTTGAGATAGGCAACGACGCGTTCAAGCGTGCTGTCGCACAACTCGTTCTCGACATGAGGCTCGACGTCGCCTTCAGGGAGGTTGAGGAGGACGGTCGCCGCTCGTTGCTCGCGTCTTCCGGAGGGCTCGTTGACGGCGCTCAAGGCCGGTCTGTCCCTTCGGCATACGAACGCATCTGCCAGCGGCAGGACGAGCCCCATAGCTGCCTGAGCATGCTGTCCGGTGGGTTTTCGCTGGGCCCCTCGGAGCGGCGGATGCTCGCGCTCTACTTCGCGCTCGACACGGTGTGGGAGGGCGTCGAGGACGCGATTCGCGACATGGTGAACCCTGCTGCTCTGCGGGCGATGGTTACGACGATGATTGGGACGGCGCTCGTGATGTTGGTCGCGCCCGAGCCCATTACGAAGGTCATCGCGATTGCCCTGACGGCCTCTCTCATCGCCTATCTTGGGACGGGGCCGGTGTGGAATCTGGGGCAGGGCTTCTTGCGCTTGCTCGACGAGTCCCGGGACGCGGCGGGCTTCGCGGACCTGGAGAGGGCCGGGCATCGCTTCGGGAAGGTGCTGGGGGACAACGGGGCCCGCGTCCTGGTGATAGTCGCGTTGTCCGCGCTTGGCGGGAAGAGCGCGATGGCGGCACAGGGGCCGAAGATGCCGGGCTTCGCCCAGGCGGCTTCCCGGGCGCAGCTTGAAGGGGGCTTCCAGCTAGCGGGTGCGCTGGCCGGAGAGGTTCAGGCAATCTCGATTTCGTCGGCTGGGGTGCTGAACGTGACGCTCGCACCGACGGCGGTCGCCGCAGTCGCAATGGGCGAGGGCGCTGGGGCTGTGGTGGGCGCTGTCGGCGGTATCCGAGGTGACCCCGATGGCAAAGTTCATCACATCTGCACGGATAAGAACACCGTTTCCGATGTGACCGGTGGCCCGTGGACCCAACGCTTTCAGGCGATTTTTGATAGAGCTGGCATGACGCTTGGTGACCCCGCGAATCTGGTTCGGGTTCGAGGTCATAAGGGGCCGCATCCTGCCGAGTATCACAAGGCTGTTTTCGCGCGGGTCAACGATGCAACGGTGCGATGTGGTTCCCCCGCAGCGTGCCGCGTTGCGCTTGAGAGGGAACTTGCCAGAATTGCTCGGGACCTCATAAGGCAGGGGTCGACGCTGCGGAAGCTCATTACGAAGAATGCCGAGGAGTAA
- the cmr5 gene encoding type III-B CRISPR module-associated protein Cmr5, with amino-acid sequence MTGPTREQQRALDAYARVRKVEGPALRADYKPRVNGLGAAVLRDGLAAALAFLEREVGSNTAAERLLEDLTWCLERARLPGLSARDLKEKKNLPGAVRALELDAYMLATRESLRLLVWFRRAVQATFPSEEHGHA; translated from the coding sequence ATGACGGGCCCGACGCGGGAGCAGCAGCGCGCGCTCGATGCCTATGCGCGGGTGCGGAAGGTCGAGGGCCCGGCGCTGCGCGCGGACTACAAGCCCCGGGTGAATGGCCTGGGCGCCGCGGTGCTGCGCGACGGGCTGGCGGCGGCGCTCGCCTTCCTGGAGCGGGAGGTCGGAAGCAACACGGCCGCCGAGCGCTTGTTGGAGGACCTGACGTGGTGCCTGGAGCGTGCGCGGCTCCCGGGGCTGTCCGCGCGGGACTTGAAGGAGAAGAAGAACCTGCCGGGCGCGGTGCGCGCGCTGGAGTTGGACGCGTACATGCTGGCCACGCGGGAGTCGCTCCGGCTGCTGGTGTGGTTCCGCCGCGCGGTGCAGGCCACCTTCCCCTCGGAGGAGCACGGCCATGCGTGA
- the cmr6 gene encoding type III-B CRISPR module RAMP protein Cmr6: MRDDLLRVAGTIGKNAHAGLVYERYAPEKKHDGQDGPWEQWLSRLEAHPEPDDYAEAFRRWEDALRQSHTATFTARAESRLLVGHGNASPTGVGLTLHHTWGVPVVPGSSLKGVLAGYLRAVYGDGAAEERRRLFGVAGEDGAPEQAHAGEVIFHDAQWVPCSRVTGLDRAPSFLARDVLTVHHSGWYGGKAEWPSDYEPPNPVAFLSVRPGGWFLVALSLAPGTEADAQAEDFLAWTARRLDEALRYWGVGGKTAAGYGRLVREGPCAIQPPRRPVRASPALTEFLAWVEARRADKLEQKQVLTVFEAEWLPRLVPLAPEAHDVGARALRSLVKSPKLEGRRDALLARMGAAEEGRR, encoded by the coding sequence ATGCGTGATGACCTGCTCCGGGTGGCGGGAACCATCGGGAAGAACGCGCACGCGGGGCTCGTGTACGAGCGCTATGCCCCGGAGAAGAAGCACGACGGACAGGACGGCCCCTGGGAGCAGTGGCTGTCCCGCCTGGAGGCGCACCCCGAGCCGGACGACTACGCGGAGGCGTTCAGGCGCTGGGAGGACGCGCTCCGGCAGTCCCATACTGCGACCTTCACGGCGCGCGCGGAGAGCCGCCTGCTGGTGGGGCATGGCAACGCGTCACCCACCGGAGTGGGGCTGACGTTGCACCATACGTGGGGCGTGCCCGTGGTGCCGGGCTCGTCGCTGAAGGGCGTGCTCGCGGGCTACCTGCGCGCGGTGTATGGCGATGGCGCGGCGGAGGAGCGCCGGAGGCTCTTCGGCGTGGCAGGGGAGGACGGCGCGCCGGAGCAGGCCCACGCGGGCGAAGTCATCTTCCATGACGCGCAGTGGGTGCCGTGCTCGCGCGTCACGGGACTGGACCGCGCGCCGTCGTTCCTGGCCCGGGACGTGCTCACGGTACATCACTCCGGCTGGTATGGCGGAAAGGCCGAGTGGCCGAGCGATTACGAGCCGCCCAACCCCGTGGCCTTCTTGTCGGTGCGCCCCGGAGGCTGGTTCCTCGTGGCGCTGAGCCTGGCGCCGGGCACGGAAGCGGACGCGCAGGCGGAGGACTTCCTGGCGTGGACCGCGCGGCGACTGGACGAGGCGCTGCGCTACTGGGGCGTGGGTGGGAAGACGGCGGCGGGGTACGGCAGGCTCGTGCGGGAAGGGCCCTGCGCCATCCAGCCGCCGAGGCGTCCCGTTCGCGCCTCGCCGGCGCTGACGGAGTTCCTGGCGTGGGTGGAGGCCCGGCGCGCGGACAAACTGGAGCAGAAGCAGGTGTTGACCGTCTTCGAGGCGGAGTGGCTGCCGCGGCTGGTCCCCCTGGCCCCCGAGGCTCACGACGTCGGGGCCAGGGCGCTGCGGTCGCTCGTCAAGAGCCCCAAGCTCGAGGGGCGAAGGGATGCGCTGCTCGCCCGGATGGGCGCGGCCGAGGAGGGACGCCGATGA
- a CDS encoding AAA family ATPase has product MAEPLKKQLPSDLTSRIEALRDALLTGLVERDVPVRLALLAALAGEHLLLIGPPGTAKSLVARRLHLAFHPATYFERLLTRFTVPEELFGPLSIKGLEEDRYERLTEAYLPKASVAFLDEIFKANSAILNALLTLLNEREFDNGKRRESTPLISVVGASNELPEGEELDALFDRFLLRCHVGPVSKAGFPSLLELRGDVVAEFSRQLRLSDEDLAEVRQAATAVAVPGDVVALLADLRDWCTAEGIQVSDRRWRKIVKLLQTAALTNGRDRVSIWDCWLLQHCLWSEPEQRAKVHDWYEARAGASAAMDPSRLTRIVVSWEARLKQDQDSRSQARDAEGNLLFKDTDGKPTVNKGGRAQARRGGEPLYLAPHDAYAKDPGSYGTGYNNSKITDRTNAGAGFTRGELNAYWIHDPSRNFRQFDRWANRDAYLTNQANWHMEDVDLPPFMEPTRQKAAHVDACLKELTTLGQQVETYKTQLLAHIASLDADIRAHLWVTDDFAEPAARSLEGTRREVDTLLGRLEKLRQGFELLPREEAAR; this is encoded by the coding sequence ATGGCTGAACCCTTGAAGAAGCAACTGCCGTCCGACCTCACCTCTCGCATCGAGGCGCTCCGCGATGCGCTGCTGACCGGGCTCGTCGAGCGAGACGTGCCGGTCCGGCTCGCGCTGCTCGCCGCGCTCGCGGGTGAGCACCTGCTGCTCATCGGGCCGCCAGGGACGGCGAAGAGTCTGGTCGCCAGGCGCCTGCATCTGGCCTTCCATCCGGCCACCTACTTCGAGCGTCTGCTGACGCGGTTCACGGTGCCGGAGGAGCTCTTCGGGCCCCTGTCCATCAAGGGGCTAGAGGAGGACCGCTACGAGCGCCTCACGGAGGCGTACCTTCCCAAGGCGTCCGTCGCCTTCCTCGATGAAATCTTCAAGGCGAACAGCGCCATCCTCAACGCGCTCCTCACGTTGCTCAACGAGCGCGAGTTCGACAACGGAAAGCGCCGCGAGTCCACCCCGCTGATCTCCGTGGTGGGCGCGAGCAACGAGCTCCCCGAGGGGGAGGAACTCGACGCGCTCTTCGACCGGTTCCTGCTCCGTTGTCACGTCGGGCCCGTGTCGAAGGCGGGCTTCCCCTCCCTGCTGGAGCTCCGGGGCGACGTGGTCGCCGAGTTCTCTCGGCAGCTCAGGTTGAGCGACGAGGACCTGGCGGAGGTTCGACAGGCGGCGACCGCTGTGGCCGTGCCCGGCGACGTCGTGGCGCTGCTCGCGGACCTGCGCGACTGGTGTACGGCGGAGGGAATCCAGGTGTCGGACCGCCGCTGGCGGAAGATCGTGAAGCTCCTCCAGACGGCGGCCCTCACGAACGGCCGGGACCGGGTGTCCATCTGGGATTGCTGGCTGCTTCAGCACTGCCTGTGGAGCGAGCCCGAGCAGCGCGCCAAGGTCCACGACTGGTACGAGGCGAGGGCCGGCGCGAGCGCGGCGATGGACCCGTCTCGGCTGACGCGCATCGTGGTGTCTTGGGAGGCCCGGCTCAAGCAGGACCAGGACAGCCGCTCCCAAGCGCGCGACGCGGAGGGGAATCTCTTGTTCAAGGACACTGATGGGAAGCCCACGGTCAACAAGGGAGGCAGGGCGCAGGCCAGGCGCGGCGGGGAGCCGCTGTACCTCGCTCCTCACGATGCCTATGCGAAGGATCCTGGCTCCTACGGGACTGGGTACAACAATTCGAAGATCACGGATCGAACCAACGCGGGAGCTGGGTTCACGCGCGGCGAGCTGAACGCATACTGGATTCATGACCCTTCCCGTAACTTTCGACAGTTCGATCGTTGGGCAAACCGCGACGCCTACCTTACGAACCAGGCGAACTGGCACATGGAAGACGTTGACCTTCCGCCCTTCATGGAGCCGACCCGCCAGAAGGCGGCGCATGTGGATGCCTGCCTCAAGGAGCTCACCACGCTCGGGCAGCAGGTCGAGACCTACAAGACGCAACTGCTCGCCCACATCGCCAGCCTGGACGCGGACATCCGCGCGCACCTCTGGGTGACCGACGACTTCGCCGAGCCCGCGGCGCGAAGCCTGGAGGGGACGCGGCGTGAAGTGGACACGCTGCTGGGGCGTCTCGAGAAGCTCCGCCAGGGCTTCGAGCTGCTTCCTCGC
- the cas10 gene encoding type III-B CRISPR-associated protein Cas10/Cmr2: MKHVLVLKVGPVQGYIAQARRTRDLWYGSQVLSNLARAMAVSLLESGATLVFPHPDQTRDARAGVANKVVALVEDAPEQAARRAREAAKSRLRAEWERVFNKCQSMLIPGAEALAAEQLDTFLEVHAAWAPVEDAPMGYAAALAEAERALESRRGLREFAPWKQRPPEGTHKSSLDGARPSLLRRERQTGHLWRDFRIGLREELDALGVLKRAGGQPGQFVPVPSIGLAAWLQVAGTRHPELLARLRAACEARNFQSVSVKQRPWVESFPFDGQLLLPERWQPYFEECAIPEPRQAAARFGSEFVAPLRQAMGADAEPFPYVACLVADGDRMGRALESLAKRPDGHLAHQRVSQALADFTRKARAIVEVEHRGVLVYAGGDDVLAFVTPLDAPACARALAVAFRATLEGALAGTGAEVPTLSVGLGIGHVLESLGELLALGRRAETAAKKAGRDALGILVAKHAGRERLWTAPWGTDPVARLESDMALLSRDIQPLPLGKVHEVAALARRFPAGVASAPELAEVLRDEAGRILARAEAGRAPKPLTPADVGLELSSATAPQDALERWASRLLVADTFARAGRGLASAQDKEVAR; this comes from the coding sequence ATGAAACACGTCCTCGTTCTCAAGGTGGGCCCGGTGCAGGGCTACATCGCGCAGGCTCGCCGCACGCGGGACCTCTGGTACGGCAGCCAGGTCTTGTCGAACCTGGCCCGGGCCATGGCTGTCTCCCTATTGGAGTCCGGAGCCACGCTCGTCTTCCCACACCCGGACCAGACGCGGGACGCGCGCGCCGGGGTGGCCAACAAGGTCGTCGCCCTGGTGGAGGACGCGCCGGAGCAGGCGGCCCGGCGCGCCCGGGAGGCGGCGAAGTCCCGGCTGCGGGCCGAGTGGGAGCGCGTCTTCAACAAGTGTCAGTCCATGCTCATCCCTGGCGCGGAGGCGCTGGCCGCGGAGCAACTGGACACCTTCCTGGAGGTCCACGCCGCCTGGGCTCCAGTGGAGGACGCGCCCATGGGCTACGCCGCCGCGCTGGCGGAGGCCGAGCGTGCCCTGGAGTCCCGGCGGGGCCTGCGCGAGTTCGCGCCGTGGAAGCAGCGGCCACCGGAGGGAACGCACAAGTCGAGCCTCGATGGCGCTCGTCCGTCCCTGCTGCGCCGCGAGCGCCAGACGGGCCACCTCTGGCGTGACTTCCGCATTGGCCTGCGCGAGGAGCTGGACGCGCTCGGCGTGCTCAAGCGTGCGGGAGGCCAGCCAGGACAGTTCGTGCCGGTGCCCTCCATCGGGCTGGCGGCCTGGCTCCAGGTGGCGGGGACGCGGCACCCGGAGCTGCTCGCCCGGCTCCGCGCCGCGTGCGAGGCGCGGAACTTCCAGTCCGTGAGCGTGAAGCAGCGCCCCTGGGTGGAGTCCTTCCCCTTCGACGGCCAGTTGCTGCTCCCCGAGCGCTGGCAGCCGTACTTCGAGGAGTGCGCCATCCCCGAACCCCGACAGGCCGCCGCCCGCTTCGGCAGTGAGTTCGTGGCGCCGCTGCGTCAGGCCATGGGCGCGGACGCGGAGCCTTTCCCCTACGTGGCGTGCCTGGTGGCGGACGGGGACCGGATGGGGCGCGCGCTGGAGTCGCTCGCCAAGCGGCCCGACGGGCATCTGGCGCACCAGCGTGTCTCCCAGGCGCTCGCGGACTTCACCCGGAAGGCGAGGGCCATCGTCGAGGTGGAGCACCGAGGTGTGCTCGTCTACGCGGGTGGGGACGACGTGCTCGCCTTCGTCACGCCCCTGGACGCGCCCGCGTGCGCCCGGGCGCTGGCGGTCGCCTTCCGCGCCACGCTGGAGGGGGCGCTCGCGGGCACGGGCGCCGAGGTGCCCACGCTCTCGGTGGGGCTGGGCATCGGCCATGTGCTGGAGAGCCTGGGCGAACTGCTGGCCCTGGGGCGCCGCGCGGAGACCGCCGCGAAGAAGGCGGGCCGCGACGCGCTGGGCATCCTCGTAGCGAAGCACGCCGGCCGGGAGCGGCTGTGGACGGCGCCTTGGGGCACCGACCCGGTGGCGCGCTTGGAGTCGGACATGGCGTTGCTCTCGCGGGACATCCAGCCCCTCCCGTTGGGCAAGGTCCACGAGGTGGCGGCCCTCGCGCGCCGGTTCCCCGCTGGCGTCGCCTCGGCGCCCGAACTGGCCGAGGTGTTGCGGGACGAGGCCGGGCGCATCCTCGCCCGGGCCGAGGCGGGCCGCGCGCCCAAGCCGCTCACCCCGGCGGACGTGGGGCTCGAGCTGTCCTCGGCCACGGCGCCGCAGGACGCCCTGGAGCGCTGGGCGTCACGGCTGCTGGTCGCCGACACCTTCGCGCGCGCGGGACGCGGGCTTGCTTCAGCACAGGACAAGGAGGTTGCGAGATGA